The stretch of DNA AGAAGGCTCCGCGACGCTCGGTCGAAGCCCTCCAGGCCGAGGCCGCCCGCCATCAGCAGGGCGGACGTTGGAGCGACGCCGAGGCCGCCCTGAAGGAAGCCATCGAGCAGGCACCGAACCGCAAGGAGCTCTACGAAGCCCTCGCCCGGGTCCACCTGCGAGAAGGGGCGGAAGCCGAGGCCCCGACGGAACCGCTCGCGACCTCGCCGGCGATCGCCGAGGATCCGTCCCTACTGGAACGCCTGACGGAGCTCGCGCAGCTGGCCCGCCTCTCGGAGATGGGAGAGGAGACCGAGCTTGCGATTCTTGCCGGAGCGGGGCTCCTGTTGTTGATCGTCCTCGCCTTCGGACTGCGCCGCATGCTGACCCGCGATGCTGATCTCGGTGTCGAGATCGAACTGCCACCGGGCCGCACCGGTACCTTCTGTGTGCGCCTGACGAAGAGCAGGCCCGCCGCCCGACGGCTCGGCCGGGACTTCCGTCCTCCGGACCGCGGCTCGACGCCCCTCGAACACTACGGCGTCGCCCGCGAGACGTTATTTCGCGGGGTCCCGACCCGCAGCTGGTGGGTCGTGCTGGAAGGTCGGCTCTCCGACGGGGAGGTCGTCGCCGAGGAGATCGAGGTGGAGCCCGAGCCGGGGAACGTCACCCGGGTGCGCTTCGATCTGGCGCCGGATGTGAGTCTCGTCGACATCAAGTTGTGCCGGGACGGCAAGCCCATGACCGGCCACGTCGCCGTGGCCGGCGACCCGGATTCCCTGCGCCCGGCCAAGAACGGAACCGTGCGTCTGCGTCTCAAGCCCGGCAGGCACCAGCTGCTCGCCGCCGGCGAAGGCCGAGGCGCCGAGCGCGAAATCGAGATCGAGGATCTCGCTCCCCAGCATCTCGAGTGGGATCTGAGCGAGGAGAACGAGCTGCTCTTCGTCGGATGCGACGATGCAGCCCTGCCCTTCCTGCGCGGCGATCTCTCGGTCGCAGCTGCGGCCTTGACCCGCGGCGGCCAGGCCGAGCGCGGTGCCCTGCTGGAAGCCCGTTTCCACCGCAATCAGGGCTCGATCGAGCGCGCGGTCGAGCGCTTCGAACAGGCAGGGCGTCGGCTCGAGGCCGCCGAGTTGCTGGCAGACCACGGCAAGTTCGAAGAAGCCGCCCGCATGTTCGAGAAGGCCGGCGATCTCGAGCGCAGCGCCGAGATGTACAACGCCGATGGCGATCTGCTCCGAGCGGCCAAGGCCTACATGGATGCCGGAGATTTCGAGTCCGCGATCATCTGTTGCCGGGAGGCCGGTGAAGTGCCGCTGCTGATCGATGTGCTCGAGAAGAAGGGTGACTTCTACGAAGCCGGCCGTCTGGCCATGCAGCGCAGCGATATCGATCGCGCGATTCGCGGTTTCCAACGCGTGGATGCGCGGGACGAACACTACTTCGGCGCCTGCCGGATCCTGGCAGAAGCCTTCCAGAAGCAGGGCAAGGACGAGCTGGCCATCCAGAAGGCCGACGAGGCCATGAGTACCCGCAGCGGCGAAGAGCAGACGCCGAAGCTTCGCGTCTGGCACGCAACGCTGTTGGATCGCGCCGGCCGACCGGACCGCGCACTGAAATCCATGGAGAGCTTGCGGGGCGAGCTGCCGGAGCGCATGCCGAACCTGGACACGAGGATCGAAGGCCTGCGCCAGCGGGCGGACGAGATGTCCGGCGGCAATCTCTCGTCGGGCGCCAAGGCCTTCGGCGAAGAGAGCCGCTACCAGTTGCATGAGCAGATCGGGAGCGGCGGCATGGGGGTCGTGTACCGCGCGACCGATGGCCGCCTCGGCCGCGACGTTGCGCTGAAACGTCTACCCGAGAGCCTGAAGAAGCATCCGAAGGCGGTCGAACTCTTCCTGCATGAAGCGCGGGCATCGGCCCGGCTCAACCATCCGAACATCGTCACCGTGCACGACGTGGATGCCGAGGGAGGCATCTACTTCATCACCATGGAGATGCTGCGCGGCTCGAACCTGCTGCAGCTGATACGCACCAAGGGGCGGGTGACCTGGATGGACGCCGCCCGGCTCGGCATCCAGGCCGCGACCGGCCTCGGCCACGCCCATGCCCAGGGCATCATCCACCGGGACATCAAGAGCGCGAACCTCTTCTTCACGGAAGACCGCATGCTCAAGATCCTGGATTTCGGCCTGGCCAAGATGGCCGCCGAAGTTCGCAAGGCCACGACCGTCACCGGCGGCACACCCTTCTACATGGCGCCGGAGCAAGGCCTCGACACCGATGCGGTCGATCACCGGGCCGATCTCTACGCGTTGGGAGTCACGCTCTTCGAGCTACTGACCGCGCGCCGACCTTTCGAGGAAGGCGATGTCGCGGCCCACCATCGCGACACGCCTGCGCCCGATCCACGCATCCACGAGATCGAGCTTCCCGAAGCCT from bacterium encodes:
- a CDS encoding protein kinase — translated: MAWWLALALLCASAPGSAEEGEKKAPRRSVEALQAEAARHQQGGRWSDAEAALKEAIEQAPNRKELYEALARVHLREGAEAEAPTEPLATSPAIAEDPSLLERLTELAQLARLSEMGEETELAILAGAGLLLLIVLAFGLRRMLTRDADLGVEIELPPGRTGTFCVRLTKSRPAARRLGRDFRPPDRGSTPLEHYGVARETLFRGVPTRSWWVVLEGRLSDGEVVAEEIEVEPEPGNVTRVRFDLAPDVSLVDIKLCRDGKPMTGHVAVAGDPDSLRPAKNGTVRLRLKPGRHQLLAAGEGRGAEREIEIEDLAPQHLEWDLSEENELLFVGCDDAALPFLRGDLSVAAAALTRGGQAERGALLEARFHRNQGSIERAVERFEQAGRRLEAAELLADHGKFEEAARMFEKAGDLERSAEMYNADGDLLRAAKAYMDAGDFESAIICCREAGEVPLLIDVLEKKGDFYEAGRLAMQRSDIDRAIRGFQRVDARDEHYFGACRILAEAFQKQGKDELAIQKADEAMSTRSGEEQTPKLRVWHATLLDRAGRPDRALKSMESLRGELPERMPNLDTRIEGLRQRADEMSGGNLSSGAKAFGEESRYQLHEQIGSGGMGVVYRATDGRLGRDVALKRLPESLKKHPKAVELFLHEARASARLNHPNIVTVHDVDAEGGIYFITMEMLRGSNLLQLIRTKGRVTWMDAARLGIQAATGLGHAHAQGIIHRDIKSANLFFTEDRMLKILDFGLAKMAAEVRKATTVTGGTPFYMAPEQGLDTDAVDHRADLYALGVTLFELLTARRPFEEGDVAAHHRDTPAPDPRIHEIELPEAFADLIGKLLAKSPDGRPQSAEHLIRSLGELLKQATA